A region of Oceanicoccus sp. KOV_DT_Chl DNA encodes the following proteins:
- the purE gene encoding 5-(carboxyamino)imidazole ribonucleotide mutase yields the protein MTNPFVAILMGSDSDLPQMEPAFAVLKTFGIDYEVKVTSAHRTPKVTHDYVTTADQRGCGVFICAAGMAAHLAGAVAAATLKPVIGVPINASLEGLDALLSTVQMPGGIPVATVAIGKAGAKNAGYLATQILATGNPELHQKLIAERETSAQAVIAKDEALQQKLNAAG from the coding sequence ATGACTAACCCTTTTGTTGCCATCTTGATGGGTTCTGATTCCGATCTGCCGCAAATGGAGCCTGCTTTTGCGGTTTTAAAGACCTTTGGTATCGATTATGAAGTTAAAGTGACCTCCGCACACCGCACCCCTAAAGTGACACACGATTATGTAACTACCGCTGACCAGCGTGGTTGCGGTGTGTTTATTTGTGCTGCAGGCATGGCTGCGCACCTCGCAGGCGCGGTTGCTGCAGCAACTTTAAAGCCGGTTATCGGTGTACCTATCAATGCTTCATTAGAAGGTTTGGATGCGTTATTGTCGACTGTGCAAATGCCAGGTGGTATTCCGGTAGCCACAGTAGCAATTGGTAAGGCAGGGGCAAAAAATGCGGGCTATTTAGCCACACAAATATTGGCAACGGGTAATCCCGAGCTACATCAAAAGCTAATTGCTGAGCGGGAAACCAGTGCTCAAGCCGTCATTGCTAAAGACGAAGCTTTGCAGCAAAAACTTAACGCTGCAGGTTGA
- a CDS encoding L-threonylcarbamoyladenylate synthase, giving the protein MVSQSLQLQAAVSYLRAGAVIAYPTETVWGFGCDPNNRKAVLRLLALKQRPLDKGLILVAANSAQLAPYLAHLDVSLQHKFDRQMVRPTTWLVPGTVAPDWIRGDYQSVALRVSTHQQVAKLCLAFGGPIVSTSANEAGAPTARWPWQLQRYLGRGLDYVMPGTLGLGGQPSIIRDLLTDQIIRG; this is encoded by the coding sequence ATGGTTAGTCAGTCGCTACAGTTGCAGGCCGCCGTCTCATACCTTCGGGCGGGAGCTGTAATTGCTTATCCAACAGAAACTGTTTGGGGTTTTGGTTGTGATCCGAATAATCGTAAAGCGGTATTGCGGTTGCTAGCTCTGAAGCAACGACCGCTAGATAAAGGCTTGATTCTGGTTGCTGCCAATAGCGCTCAGTTGGCACCTTATTTGGCGCATTTGGATGTTTCATTACAGCATAAATTTGACCGACAAATGGTTCGACCAACGACTTGGCTGGTTCCCGGCACAGTGGCTCCTGATTGGATACGAGGCGATTATCAAAGCGTCGCTCTGAGAGTTAGCACTCACCAACAAGTGGCTAAACTGTGTTTAGCGTTTGGTGGCCCGATTGTTTCAACCTCGGCTAATGAGGCTGGAGCTCCCACCGCTCGTTGGCCTTGGCAATTACAGCGCTATTTGGGACGCGGTTTAGATTATGTGATGCCAGGAACACTGGGCTTAGGTGGCCAACCGTCTATTATTCGGGATTTACTCACCGATCAAATTATTCGAGGCTAG
- a CDS encoding SIMPL domain-containing protein, with amino-acid sequence MIAQRLLLSFFFYAALLSLTSLSAQAQMALPLPNDPHIVVDGYGFVEAIPDQVQLHFQASATADNFDQAKQTVDTIVGKVFAAASKQNIATDQINAAQISASPLYEWQQKKRVYKGEQVVRHIEITLNDVSRYNDLVDALLATGIERLNSVQLDFQQRQTLQQQALRNALDNARQQADSISQHLGVKIKNVYQVAPLQQQPIMTRMAMSMDRVADSKPVGLVLSKEKIDQQIRVVYLISK; translated from the coding sequence ATGATTGCCCAGCGCCTACTTCTATCGTTTTTTTTCTATGCTGCATTATTAAGTTTAACCAGCCTATCAGCACAAGCGCAGATGGCATTACCACTACCTAACGACCCACACATAGTCGTTGATGGCTACGGCTTCGTAGAAGCGATTCCTGATCAGGTACAACTTCACTTTCAAGCATCAGCCACTGCAGATAATTTTGACCAGGCAAAACAAACGGTCGATACGATAGTAGGAAAAGTATTTGCCGCCGCAAGCAAACAAAATATTGCTACCGATCAAATTAATGCCGCGCAAATAAGTGCTTCTCCCCTATATGAGTGGCAGCAAAAAAAACGGGTGTATAAAGGCGAGCAGGTTGTTCGGCACATTGAAATCACTCTTAACGATGTTTCGCGTTACAACGACTTAGTCGATGCACTACTGGCTACCGGTATTGAACGCTTAAATTCAGTGCAACTGGATTTTCAACAGCGGCAAACACTGCAGCAACAGGCGCTCCGTAATGCACTGGATAATGCCAGACAGCAAGCTGACTCAATCAGCCAGCATTTAGGTGTGAAAATTAAAAACGTGTATCAAGTTGCACCACTACAACAGCAGCCCATCATGACCCGGATGGCGATGAGTATGGATAGAGTGGCCGATTCAAAACCGGTAGGGTTGGTGTTATCAAAAGAAAAAATTGATCAACAAATACGCGTGGTGTATTTAATTAGCAAATAA
- a CDS encoding gamma carbonic anhydrase family protein, which translates to MPITPHTHIRPFKNHIPQLAEGAYVDPAAVVIGEVSLGQDVSVWPLVVIRGDVNYVKIGDRSNIQDGSVIHESRPRANNPEGYPTVIGEDVTIGHKVMLHGCRIGDRVLVGMGAIILDGAIIEDDVIIGAGALVTPGKTLASGYLYTGSPARPTRPLKESERNGFISNAANYIVLKNDYLTG; encoded by the coding sequence ATGCCTATTACTCCCCACACCCATATTCGCCCGTTTAAAAATCATATCCCGCAACTCGCTGAAGGCGCTTATGTAGACCCAGCAGCGGTGGTAATTGGCGAAGTCAGTTTAGGTCAAGATGTATCAGTATGGCCATTAGTCGTTATTCGCGGCGATGTTAATTATGTAAAAATCGGTGATCGCAGCAATATTCAGGATGGCAGCGTTATCCATGAATCGCGACCGCGAGCCAACAATCCTGAAGGCTATCCCACGGTAATTGGCGAGGATGTCACTATCGGTCATAAAGTGATGCTACATGGCTGCCGCATCGGCGACCGTGTACTGGTTGGCATGGGAGCGATTATATTGGATGGCGCCATTATTGAAGACGATGTCATTATTGGTGCTGGTGCACTGGTGACGCCGGGTAAAACGCTGGCAAGCGGTTATCTTTACACTGGCAGCCCAGCGAGACCGACAAGGCCCCTCAAAGAAAGTGAACGCAATGGCTTTATCAGCAACGCAGCGAATTATATTGTGCTTAAAAATGATTACCTTACGGGCTAA